The sequence CGTTCTAATAGTGAAGCAAGACTCTTTTCAGCTTCGACATCAACAACAttcatttttcatcaaaaacttaataaaaattgtaaagcCTCTCCGTTTCTATATATTCCTTCTGCTAGAGTTAGTTTAgattcaatttctttctttacaaatgaaaattttctaattcaaAACATGTGATATGaaatctcccccccccccccccccccccccccccttctgtGAGAAATTTTAGtcaatgaattttattttattttttggagttattttatggtttcaactttcaagaacaattattatggactttttgatttatttatttggaaaattcCCACTAAAGAAATTAACATTActgcatattttaaaattttaatcattaaattaaatttcatttatgttcttaataagcatatcaaattttgtgttaatctatattatttattatttgatttataaacttaattttatacagaattttagactacaaaaacttaaatttcaaacattttactAATGAAATAGTTATTAATCATTgatcttttagaaattttgtaagtatagaagattaagaagaaaatataatttaatgatGAATTAGTCAAAAAttatatctaataaaaagatattgagtggaGTTATAGTCAAAACTTCCTCCTATTCATAATCACCtttgtaataaaaatacaacCAAATAATTTATATGTAATTTCTGATATATTGTGTTAACTTAACGATTGTTccaaaaaattaactttttaaaaattgtgaatttaattatttaatctaaccaTTTCAAAGGAAAAAGTATTCATTTATATTGAATCTATTGTTGCCCTAACAACAATATACAATACACGAAACACAGTAGCATGATCACTCTTTATAGCCTAAATCTattcaattcttttattaaattataattcaCTTTGGTATGGCTACTTCAATTCCAGGGTTGaagttaaaagaagaaaagtcgAAGCAATCTCAAGCTCATGAACTACTTAAACAATGTCTTCAAGCTTACAAAGATGACATTGAGAATTTAAACGAAATCTCAGAGCTTTCATTAGTTCTATTTATTGCGGCAGAAGTAGGCAACGTGGAGTTCTTGGTTGAGCTTATTCATTTTGACTTAGATCTATTATGGAAAATAGATGATAAGAAGAGAAGCATATTTCATATTGCTGTTGAGAAGCGCCATGAAAGCATCTTCAATTTACTTGTGGTAGGCTCAATTAGAGATCTATTAGCAGATAGAATAAATGAAGATGGAAACAACATGTTGCATTTAGCTGCAGGATTGGCACCTGAAGAGAAGCTTAATGCCATATCAGGAGCAGCTCTTCAAATGCAGCGAGAATTACTATGGTTTCaggtatttatttatatgatttgAGTAGTAagttttgaattgttttgttaGAATATTGATTAAATAAAGATTGCGTTCACCATTCATcaatagtttaagcttttagAATAATCAATCATTTATTACATTTTGTAGAAAATTCATTCATGTTTACACTTAGATTTAATGTCTACCTAAAGTTTCTGAATTTTAAGACTAATCAACTAGTCTCTCACGTGGTATTTCCTTATGATTTGCAATGGAAGGAGGTGGAAAAGGCTGTGAGACCTGGattcaaagaaatgaaaaatggaaACGGGGAAACACCATATGTTTTATTTGCAAAGAGCCACAAGAAGTTAAGGAAGCAGGGAGAGAAGTGGATGATGAATATGGCTAAATCATCTATGGTGGTTGCAACACTAATTGGAACTATAGCCTTTTCTTACCAACCAGATTATAAATTAAACCACCAAAGTCCTAAATTAGGCCTGGCCTATTCGGTTTCAAGCGCAATTGCAGTATTTTGCTCTTCAACATCCCTAATTACATTCTTGAGCATCCTTACCTCACGTTATTCATATGAGGACTTCCTTGTGTCGTTACCGGTTAAGTTGATGATTGGAGTCACTACTCTTTTCATCTCAATTGCTGCCATGATGGTTGCATTTTCTGCATCCTTTTGCTTGAAGAATCATAATCACCAGGAATTGCCATTGATCTTTTTTGTCATTGGTTTATTTGCTTGTGTGCCAATCTTATACGTGTTGCTGAAGTACCGTCTTTTAGTTGACATAGTCCAATGTACCTGCTTTCGGCTTCAGCCACGACATCGTCTACCTTACTAGGAAGTTTCTGATGCACCACTGTGTAGCGAGTGTCTTACATTTCATAGGTCTCATGCACCTGTGAATCCAGCGGTTGTCTTACAACTTGAGTCTGTGAATCCAACACCCACTGCATAAGGCTGgtgtataaaataatttttgctacTCTACTAGTAATGGCCATTCAATTGCTACTAGTCAATCTTTTCTGTTGCTTTCCTTTCTTCATGTGTAACATGAATGTGAATAAATTTGACCTATATTATTAATGTTGTATGTTATAAACACAAGTCTTATCTTTTGCATATTAATCTTtagcatttctttttcaataataatttttggcATCTTTTGAATTATTGTTATGCATTTATATACGATCTTATCTAGCATTCTCCAAATTATAGATACAAAGATACGTAATGATTCAACTGTCACGCTCATTGTTGTACACCCACTTTTCACGGTTTAAATGTGgaaatcattatttttctttctaaaatgtgtatttctatatatacaattatagatagtataaagtttagttacaaaattagttgtaacttaaaactacaacattactcaatatctttttattgaaagtaaattttgataaatcgaccattagattacattttcttctccatgcttgcaaaatttcttgaaaattaaagatcaataattatgtcattaataaattttataaattgcaagtttttgtagtttaaaattatgcaaaagatataatcttatagatcatataataaataatatccgattgacacaaaatttaacatgtgtattaaaaacgtaaagaacatgcaatttaatagTTAAACTTTAGAAATATGTTGTAATTTTAATGATATCAAATAAAGTTGTAACCTTAAACTACACtcacaaccaattttgtaactaaattttgtccatataGATATTGTGTAAAGTGTAAACAAGTGTATGTAAAATGTACATAAGAGAATATTTCTTGTCAAAGCCTTCAAATGTacataagaaaatatttcacaaaaacCTTTGAAATACCCAATATATTCACAAGCTTCTCAAAGCCTTCAAACTCATTTCTTGTCAAGAagattttgtattaattttcccaaatatCACAAGTATGTCAAGATAAAAgaatctttaaattttgcaaataatgtaataaatccataaaatccattaccaaaaattaaatcaaagatGCTTGTCCTTTCCATGctaacaaatcatgcattttTCCATATGCAATAACAAATATGATGTACTTATCTTAAATAATTATATCCGTTAAATTTACAACACGAtactttttaggaaaaatacAATTTCCATAAACAGTTTCCCAAAACgtatttaacccaaaaacaatgttttatgcAATAtagatatttttcaaaaatctcattaaaagctacttaccttggGAGGCCAACCAATTTTACCTCAACTGGGCACCATGAAATCAACAAATCCATCACTAGGTCCATCATCAAAAATCTCAGAACCTAGAAACAAAATGATCAAGCCTATCAATAACAATGTCCATCAGAAAGTACCGTCAAACTTGTCTCCATAGATTGAAAATGCCCCCTAAAATCAAATTAGGGCCTAGAGCTTAACTTAACTATCCAAAGGCATCAATTCCCAAAGGATACCAAACAAGCATACAAATGGTCCAAAGGACCAAAACACAACCAAAGAATTTTAATACACTACCGCAAATAATATGTATTTATTAGATAACATAACACATCACTTAAAAAAATGGGGTAACTAGactcaagaatttattttgggtaataactaataaaaCCAAGCCATTATAACAATTCTTATAAATTCCCAAGCGTTCACAACGAAACAACCATGTTTAAGTATTACACTAACTCATGTATTAATAATGTCAATACATATTACATCATGTAGGAATCAATTATAACATCATCAAATCACTTTCAAAGTTCTAAAACTCATTATATATCTCACAAACTCTCGCGTTGAATCAAATAAacaactataaaaaattaaacccaaCCTCATCACTCAATGAGGTAAAATATCAAACACTTGATTTGCAAAAAACACAACCTCAAGGTACTTAAACTTTCATTGATAACACTTTCATTACccatttgttttaaaacaaGTTCATAGCATCCAAACCATCAATATTTCACATACCCACCTCTCCACAACTCCATGACCTCCAAAACCCATTACCCAAGACAAAATCTTGAGTGGGTGAACACTAGAGCAACATGAGTCAAGACCAAACCAAACTTTTCATTCTAAATAAGAATTTCTTACATAAACCCAATAAGCTTGCTCTAGCATAAACCCCATAGCTAGATTTTACTTAGTTTTGTTAGGAAAATAGGAATTTTACCTCAAATTCCTTGCTTGGCCGAATGGGTCCCTCTCTTCCCAAAATCTTTTCTTCACAAGCAGTGGTGATGGCTTGAAAAGAAACTCATGGCTGAAGTATTTTTAGTGGAAGaccatggagagagagaaagggattcAAGTGAAAGGGCAGCTAGAGAGGGAGCGAGACGCGAATGTGAAACAGTGAAAGTGAGGGCAGCTGACTTAAGGGGAAGAAGGCTATTTCCAAGTTTGTCCCTAAAATATACTGCAAGTAAAATTACCAATCTGCCCATCAAGCTTCTTCCAAATTACAGTTAACAACAGGGGCGTTACATTATGAGCCTTCTAAAACTTCTTCTCGATCTGATGAAATTGCTGGGCTAGCCTCATCTCATCTGAAATCTGGACTACACAAAACTTGAGCCTCCACTTCCCTCTGCCTCTGTTACTAGAATATTCCTAATTCACATGCAACTCCAAGATCATAAGCATGCATGGTGTTCTTTCTATCGGTTTGTTTCTGCATAGGGTCAAAACATTATCTAATCAGTGTGGCAGGAGATAGGCTCTAACATCAACATTCTAATATCTACGCATTCAAAGGTCTTAAATTGGTGTTCAGTGATTTAGTCAAAACCTTGTCTATTCGTCCCTAACTATTTCATTTCTTGAATTGCCATAGCTTTCTCCAAGGTCATGAGTTCCTTCACACTACTGAAGACTTTTTTTCTGCTATTTTGCAGCCTTCCTTGGGCACCCCTTGTCAAACTCTAAACTTGCTAGTTGCTAAGGCTTTCATTTATTTGATTGGAGGATAGAAAACTACAGGATAGAAgagatttagtttttctttgcaTGTTTGGTTGGACATTGAAAAGTGATGAGAtgcttcttctgtttttttttttttgtgtgtgtgtgtatgttaccgccaaataaaaaatcaaatccagGAAAGCCTTATGAAGCTCATTGTCGCTAGGTTTACTTATTGGAATACCTGTTAAGGTGCGACTTGCGACTTGAGTTAGTACTTGCTTTATCTATCATCCTCTTTAATGACCTAATATCTTCCATTATGGCTGCATTCTCCATATATGCTATGCTATGTGTCTGAATACGGTTTACCTCTTGATTTGAGTTCAGGAGCATGGGTGAATCTGAGCTCATTCTATAGGTCTTGCTTGTGAGAAACTGATGCTGGACTGGAGCATAGACTTATGTTGCCATCCATTCCAAGGTTTATTCTCATTCTAGGGACGTGTATTCTACAGTGATGGTCTACTAAAGTGCTCTCTTTATTGCGGGAGCAAGGCCGGCCCAAGAAAATTTGGGCCAGGCTAggctaaaattttatttaggacttttttttttttttaatgtgcacatttattaaataaaattatataatactaattaagactaatttaatataaatatagaaattgatgaataatactaactaaactaagattaattttatataaaagattgaatatcatagttgaaccataaatttaaacaaaaagaagtaaaaaattattaaaaaaaaacttactttaaCTTGAATATATGACTATGCATAGTTAAGTACAGttataatctaaattttaattttatatattctttttaagagaaagagatagatattatttggtatgTGGTTTTGTAGAagattagtttacaaaaattaagGTCTCAAACTATTAGAGGAGATTAGTCATCATTGATGATCTATCACATTTGCAGCAtcttttttgaaatgttttaagGTTTCGATTGGTTTAAATTTCTATTGATCTCCTATTTTGGAAGCcttgttagaaatgaaaaaaaaaaatactaaaaatgttcacaatataatataataatgactgtaattgatgaatttcaacaatttaatttatttgtatttaaattactttttttatgtgattggcGATATGTCAATTAAacatatagtaaaatttgtgacATATTTAACATCACTCTTAAAAAAAgtatcaattatttttaaaaaaattatatttttataaaattttgggcatTTTACGAAGGAAATGAGgtctttttttaataggaaattttttattttgttgttgggcCTTAGGATTAGGCCTTGGGCCAGACCTGTGCGGGAGTGCCATGAATAACAAAAGTTGAGAGAAGGTTAAGATTTTGAAACCTTAAAGTagcaaaatttattatttgtaggtCATAGTAGTATAGCTAAAATTATATTAGCcattgatctctctctctcttgaactTAATTGATTGAATTTATACAGAAAATGAAGAATGGCCTTAGAATGTAGCAATATAGGTCAATTATTTCCAAGTAGCGTGGATCAAAGTTTGTATTACGTACAATGCAGTGATAGAGCCAGAAATGTTTTTTAAGAGGGGCCAAACTAAATACAATATATCAACTTTAACTCATCATAATTATACCATACATTCTTCatagaattaaaattatttataaataaaactaaaaaattcaagtacaattgaaaaaaaaaaaaaaaaaaaaaaaaactcaaacaaaaaaaaaaaaaaaaaaaaaactcaaacaaaaaagagCCTAATGGCACATGTtaaatatctatatctatacaTCTATATAAGAAAGACTAATTGAAGTGCTTGTGTTTGACAAAACAACATAGGAAAGGCTTAAATGGCAGCTTCTCTTTATAAAGCTTAAATTACTTTGTTGCTCTGAGTGCATGTTTGagctataaaaaatataagtaaaaaaatagtcGGAGCCCTTTTTGGTGTTTTTCTCATAAATTCTCCAAttgaatcaattttttgtgGTTTCTTTGAtatctcaagttttttttttttctttttctttttcctgtaaGAACTTGGAGGAAAGCGCAGATGATGGAGGGGAAAATCAAGAGCAATTCTTGCTTTGTATTGCAAGTGTAAATCATGACTGAAGATGGCTGTGAACTGAAGATTCAGATATATCAATGAGTGCATAtgtattgtttattttttattttatgtatttttgttctttgttcatGATTTCTCcgcattattttatttacattaATTTTACAGTAAATAGCTCTTATATAGTTGTGAAAAggtgaaagaaaatattttaaggcTTTGATCTCTAGATTAGTTCAGTACTCAGTAGTGGCTGGGATTATCCATGTTTTCCTAGCAAGGTATGAATTAGATCCTTGATATCAAGAAAAAGTGAggggctgaaaaaaaaaatttctacttaagattttcccattattttggaaaaactaa is a genomic window of Quercus lobata isolate SW786 chromosome 2, ValleyOak3.0 Primary Assembly, whole genome shotgun sequence containing:
- the LOC115972964 gene encoding uncharacterized protein LOC115972964 — translated: MLKANPNFATAKDELQETTLHVLARNPSAFVSGSRPGLLRRHLNIPWLKLKEEKSKQSQAHELLKQCLQAYKDDIENLNEISELSLVLFIAAEVGNVEFLVELIHFDLDLLWKIDDKKRSIFHIAVEKRHESIFNLLVVGSIRDLLADRINEDGNNMLHLAAGLAPEEKLNAISGAALQMQRELLWFQVFIYMI